In one Parambassis ranga chromosome 6, fParRan2.1, whole genome shotgun sequence genomic region, the following are encoded:
- the LOC114437361 gene encoding very long-chain acyl-CoA synthetase-like yields the protein MLLWIACTALLLLFFLFHHPYFLQDVQYVLSKLKIRRRIGKYMQTNYLVLDCFLDAVKTQPHRPFIHFKDETFAYQDADVLSNKAARVFLQDRCVQRGDTVALFLGNEPMFVWIWLGLVKIGCSAAFLNCNVRSKSLLHCFSCSGAKTLVAAEELQDAVEEVLPGLMEQQVSVYILGDRCKPAGVKSFTDRMSRASSEAPSKELRSHLTLQSTAVYIYTSGTTGLPKAAVVSHARLWAMSLLPAMAGMTSEDVTYVCLPLYHSAGLLGLTGGIERGVPVVLRSKFSASQFWDDCRKYNVTVIQYIGETMRYLCNTPKKLSDRNHKVRLAVGNGIKADVWREVRRRFGNIQIREFYAATEGNFSLLNYSSKIGAVGRHSILNKWISPYAVIKYNVEQEEPLRDSSGFCIQAAKGEPGLLVCLITARTPFSGYAGDLQQTEKKKLHDVFKKGDVYFNTGDLLRIDEDNFFYFQDRVGDTFRWKGENVATTEVADVITLAGCIKEANVYGVEVPGQEGRAGMAAVTLRDGLPFDSSDVFKRVENFLPAYARPRFIRIQRSLEVTGTFKHLKVKLVEEGFDLNQITDPVYFLDEKKKNYIPLTQDICHSVTAGQIKI from the exons ATGCTGCTGTGGATCGCTTGCACCGCTCTgcttttacttttctttttattccacCATCCTTACTTTTTGCAAGATGTCCAATACGTGCTctcaaaactaaaaataagaCGACGCATCGGAAAGTACATGCAGACGAATTACTTGGTCCTTGACTGTTTTCTGGATGCAGTGAAGACGCAGCCTCACAGgccttttattcattttaaagatGAAACCTTCGCCTACCAGGACGCAGATGTCCTCAGCAACAAAGCTGCCAGAGTCTTTCTGCAGGATCGTTGCGTTCAAAGAGGAGACACGGTGGCTCTGTTCCTCGGGAACGAGCCCATGTTTGTGTGGATCTGGTTGGGTTTGGTGAAAATTGGATGTTCTGCTGCTTTTCTCAACTGCAACGTCAGGTCCAAGTCTCTGCTAcactgcttcagctgcagcggAGCCAAAACTCTGGTGGCAGCAGAGG AGCTTCAGGATGCAGTGGAGGAGGTCCTCCCTGGTCTAATGGAGCAGCAGGTCTCTGTGTACATTCTAGGTGATCGATGCAAACCTGCAGGTGTGAAGAGCTTCACAGACAGAATGAGCCGCGCCTCTTCCGAGGCCCCGTCCAAGGAGCTGAGGTCTCATTTAACCCTGCAGAGTACAGCAGTCTACATATACACATCGGGGACAACGG GTCTCCCTAAAGCAGCAGTCGTCTCTCATGCCAGGCTGTGGGCCATGTCTTTGCTTCCTGCTATGGCTGGAATGACGTCTGAAGATGTGACTTATGTTTGCCTCCCTCTTTATCACAGCGCCGGCTTACTTGGCCTCACCGGGGGCATTGAGAGAG GTGTCCCTGTGGTTCTGAGGAGCAAATTTTCTGCCTCTCAGTTCTGGGACGACTGCAGAAAATATAACGTCACTGTCATTCAGTACATCGGGGAAACTATGCGTTACCTCTGCAACACACCAAAG AAACTGAGTGATCGAAACCACAAAGTGAGACTGGCAGTAGGTAACGGGATCAAAGCAGACGTTTGGAGGGAAGTCAGAAGAAGGTTCGGAAACATTCAGATCAGAGAGTTTTATGCAGCAACAGAGGGGAACTTCTCTCTGCTAAACTACAGCAGCAAGATCGGAGCTGTCGGACGACACAGCATCCTgaacaag TGGATTTCTCCGTACGCTGTGATCAAATACAACGTAGAACAAGAGGAACCTTTGAGGGACTCATCAGGCTTCTGCATACAGGCTGCCAAAG GTGAACCTGGACTTCTGGTATGTTTAATAACAGCTCGGACTCCGTTTTCGGGTTACGCGGGAGACCTGCAGCAGACcgagaagaagaagctgcatgATGTCTTCAAGAAAGGAGATGTGTACTTCAACACTGGCGACCTGCTGCGCATCGATGAAGACAATTTCTTCTACTTCCAGGATCGTGTGGGAGACACGTTCAG ATGGAAAGGAGAGAATGTGGCTACAACGGAGGTGGCTGACGTCATCACGCTGGCTGGCTGCATTAAAGAGGCAAATGTTTATGGAGTGGAAGTGCCAG GTCAGGAGGGGAGAGCTGGGATGGCTGCTGTCACTTTAAGAGACGGACTGCCGTTTGACTCCTCGGATGTTTTTAAACGGGTTGAAAACTTCTTGCCGGCCTATGCCAGGCCGCGGTTCATCAGGATCCAG CGTTCTTTGGAAGTCACAGGGACATTCAAACATTTGAAGGTGAAGCTGGTGGAGGAGGGCTTCGACCTGAATCAAATAACAGACCCAGTGTACTTCCtggatgaaaagaaaaagaattacATCCCACTGACGCAGGACATCTGCCACTCAGTTACAGCAGGACAGATCAAAATATGA
- the slc27a2 gene encoding long-chain fatty acid transport protein 2 yields the protein MYVWFTVLAGLAVLCLSFLRTLSPYFVQDCVYMLRSLKLGLRLLKYKKLKPFYSLLDCFLDAVKTHPRKVFIHFEGRAYSYGEVDKQSNKVARALQAEARLKEGDTVALFLANEPSYIWTWLALAKLGCPAALLNFNIRSKSLLHCFSCCGAKVIIACPELQEAVEEVLPTLREQGISVYLLSESCSVQGIDALSDKIAEASDEPLSRDLRANVNIRSTALYIYTSGTTGLPKAAIVTHERVWAASFVQAACGVTAKDIFYINLPLYHSAGFLIGMAGAIERGMTTVLKRKFSASQFWDDCRKYDVTVMQYIGETLRYLCNTPKKDNEKNHKVRIAIGNGVRTDIWSEFLNRFGDIKVRELYAATEGNIGFINYTSKIGAVGRSNFLHSFFFPYTLIKFDTEKEEPVRNSEGLCIKAEIGETGLLVGKITKRSPFVGYAGNKQQTDRKRLCDVLKKGDLYFNTGDLLRFDHEKFVYFQDRVGDTFRWKGENVATSEVADILTMAHCVLEANVYGVKVEGHEGRIGMAAVTLKEGEDFDCLDTYKQVVNYLPAYARPRFIRIQPVLEMTGTFKMKKVKLVEEGFHPSNISDPLYYLDTEKKTYVPMTEDICRAIVSREIKL from the exons ATGTACGTCTGGTTCACCGTCTTAGCCGGACTGGCTGTCCTGTGCCTGTCTTTTCTCCGGACGCTTTCCCCTTACTTTGTCCAGGACTGCGTCTACATGCTGCGCAGCCTCAAACTTGGCCTCAGGCTGCTTAAATACAAGAAGCTCAAACCCTTCTACAGCCTCCTGGACTGCTTCTTGGATGCAGTGAAGACGCACCCCCGTAAGGTCTTCATTCATTTTGAGGGCCGCGCGTACTCATATGGAGAGGTGGACAAACAGAGCAACAAGGTGGCCAGAGCTCTGCAGGCTGAAGCCCGGCTGAAGGAGGGGGACACGGTCGCCCTGTTCCTCGCCAACGAGCCCAGTTACATCTGGACCTGGCTCGCTTTGGCTAAGCTTGGCTGCCCGGCCGCTCTGCTCAACTTTAACATCAGATCTAAGTCTCTGCTGCACTGCTTCTCCTGCTGCGGGGCCAAAGTCATCATCGCCTGTCCAG agctgcaggaagcagtGGAGGAGGTTCTTCCGACGCTGAGGGAGCAGGGTATCAGTGTGTACCTCCTGTCAGAGAGCTGCAGCGTGCAGGGAATCGATGCTCTCTCTGACAAGATCGCAGAGGCCTCAGATGAGCCGCTGTCCCGGGATCTCAGGGCCAACGTTAACATCAGGAGCACAGCTCTCTACATCTATACATCAGGCACCACAG GTTTGCCTAAAGCAGCCATTGTTACCCATGAGAGGGTGTGGGCCGCCTCCTTCGTCCAGGCAGCATGTGGAGTCACAGCAAAGGACATCTTCTACATCAACCTGCCTCTCTATCACAGCGCCGGCTTCCTGATCGGGATGGCCGGAGCCATTGAGAGAG GTATGACCACTGTTCTGAAGAGGAAGTTCTCTGCCTCTCAGTTCTGGGACGACTGCAGGAAGTATGATGTGACGGTGATGCAGTACATCGGTGAAACACTGCGTTATCTCTGCAACACAcccaag AAAGACAACGAGAAGAACCACAAAGTCAGAATCGCCATCGGCAACGGAGTCCGGACTGACATTTGGTCTGAGTTTCTGAACCGTTTCGGGGACATTAAAGTCAGAGAGCTGTACGCCGCCACAGAGGGAAACATCGGCTTCATCAATTACACGTCAAAGATCGGAGCAGTGGGACGATCCAACTTCCTGCACAGT TTTTTCTTCCCCTACACTTTGATCAAGTTTGACACTGAGAAGGAGGAGCCGGTCAGGAACTCAGAGGGCCTCTGCATCAAAGCAGAGATAG GTGAGACGGGACTTTTAGTGGGAAAAATAACCAAGAGGTCTCCGTTTGTCGGGTACGCTGGTAACAAACAGCAGACGGACAGAAAGAGGCTCTgcgatgttttaaaaaaaggggaCCTGTACTTCAACACTGGCGATCTGCTCCGCTTTGACCACGAGAAGTTTGTGTACTTTCAGGATCGTGTCGGAGACACATTCAG GTGGAAAGGAGAGAATGTGGCCACATCGGAGGTCGCAGATATTCTCACAATGGCGCATTGTGTTTTAGAGGCAAATGTCTATGGTGTTAAAGTTGAAg GTCACGAGGGGCGTATCGGCATGGCAGCTGTCACTTTGAAAGAAGGAGAAGACTTTGACTGTCTGGACACATACAAGCAGGTCGTTAACTACCTGCCAGCATACGCAAGACCCAGATTCATCAGGATTCAG CCCGTGTTGGAAATGACGGGAACATTCAAGATGAAGAAGGTGAAGTTAGTGGAGGAGGGATTCCACCCGTCTAACATCAGTGATCCTTTATACTACCTGGACACTGAGAAAAAGACTTACGTTCCAATGACTGAGGACATCTGCAGAGCCATCGTTTCCAGGGAGATCAAGCTCTAA